The following coding sequences are from one Desulfosoma caldarium window:
- a CDS encoding M20 family metallopeptidase, translated as MHELMELTKKLITFRSMHSRPEEIRRCADFIESFLRDIPVTVKRQDVEGIPSLWVLPSAGRVPVLFMSHLDVVDAPEALFDPVERNGRLYGRGSIDDKYAVALSMILCRQHMRELQAQGRGQESLRFGLLITGDEEVGGYRGARAVLPHIPADFAVALDGGSLHEIIVKEKGILRLKLTARGRTAHGARPWLGQNAIEILMEDLAAVKTLFTTETDDHWHRTLNIGMVSGGRSVNQVPDTAEAHLDIRYTENDDPEAIVEAIRRMVRSQVDVLEREPLFFGETAGPVTILLQLVPNARLGRAHGASDARFLSQFGIPGIVWGADGEESQHADNEHVVIDSLLRLYDILDQFVRRLRQG; from the coding sequence GTGCACGAACTCATGGAACTGACCAAAAAACTCATCACTTTTCGCAGCATGCACTCGCGGCCGGAAGAAATCCGACGATGTGCCGATTTCATCGAGTCCTTTCTTCGAGACATTCCCGTGACCGTGAAGCGCCAGGATGTGGAAGGCATTCCATCCCTTTGGGTTCTTCCGTCGGCGGGGCGTGTTCCGGTGCTTTTCATGAGCCACCTCGACGTGGTGGACGCGCCGGAGGCTTTGTTCGACCCGGTGGAACGGAACGGGCGCCTCTACGGCCGAGGAAGCATCGATGACAAGTACGCCGTGGCGCTGTCCATGATCCTCTGCCGGCAGCACATGAGAGAACTGCAGGCCCAAGGGCGAGGCCAGGAATCCCTTCGCTTTGGCCTTCTCATCACGGGCGATGAGGAGGTGGGAGGGTATCGAGGCGCGCGTGCGGTGCTCCCCCATATTCCCGCCGATTTCGCCGTGGCCTTGGACGGCGGAAGCCTTCATGAGATCATCGTCAAGGAAAAGGGAATCCTTCGTCTGAAGCTGACCGCTCGAGGTCGAACGGCCCACGGAGCGCGCCCCTGGCTGGGTCAAAACGCCATTGAAATCCTCATGGAAGATCTTGCGGCCGTCAAAACCCTTTTTACCACCGAGACGGACGATCACTGGCACCGGACCCTGAACATCGGCATGGTTTCCGGCGGCCGCTCCGTGAACCAGGTGCCCGACACAGCGGAAGCGCACCTGGACATTCGCTACACGGAAAACGACGACCCGGAAGCCATCGTTGAAGCCATCCGCCGCATGGTCCGTTCCCAAGTGGACGTCCTGGAACGGGAGCCTCTCTTCTTTGGAGAAACCGCCGGCCCTGTGACTATTCTGCTGCAGCTCGTGCCCAACGCTCGATTGGGCCGAGCCCACGGCGCCTCCGATGCCCGCTTTCTTTCTCAATTCGGCATTCCCGGCATTGTCTGGGGGGCCGACGGCGAAGAAAGCCAGCATGCGGACAACGAACATGTGGTGATCGACAGCCTGCTGCGCCTCTACGACATCTTGGATCAGTTCGTGCGCCGACTTCGCCAGGGTTGA
- a CDS encoding ComEA family DNA-binding protein, whose translation MRVVNSFRPRQRVAWIVFVVAACIALCAFPALSQQQSSAPGKSVNLININTADATQLQALPGIGPAIAERIVQYRQAHGPFKNTEDIKQVQGIGDKRYEAIKDLITTE comes from the coding sequence ATGCGTGTTGTGAACTCCTTTAGGCCACGGCAGCGGGTGGCATGGATTGTTTTTGTAGTTGCCGCTTGCATCGCCTTATGCGCTTTCCCCGCTTTAAGTCAGCAACAATCTTCGGCCCCTGGGAAATCGGTCAACCTCATCAACATCAATACCGCCGATGCAACGCAGTTGCAGGCGCTGCCCGGAATCGGACCCGCCATCGCCGAGCGCATCGTGCAGTACCGGCAAGCCCACGGTCCCTTCAAAAACACCGAAGACATCAAGCAGGTTCAGGGCATCGGCGACAAGAGATACGAGGCCATTAAGGACTTGATTACGACGGAATAA
- a CDS encoding HDOD domain-containing protein, which translates to MIVPSGDMAVCRRAHEVLEAYLGTCVGVALWDREAGVGGLFHALLAEPLMSGSVPAEPLRYASTGLPLFLEALEEKGAKPSRLEAAVAGGAIVGPGHDVHLDLQIGARTLERVELFLKATRIPVVLSETGGTFTCCLRLHCHNWTPEIIPVGTHFFRPEGPPNHCRPSRESLEKAIKDVKPIPQTAFKILALLRSETYQMGEISREIRLDQVLAAKVLALCNSPVYGAPEKIDSLDRALVFLGEKRILQMALQVFLSGVFPSRVGGYSLCKGGLFQHAVSTALGAEFIARRLGMPQGKAYTYGLLHDIGKIVLDQLVAESAPLFYRKALHGDRPLKDIEKELFGMDHTQVGALLVQHWNLPADMADVISGHHRSNLNGEHATPQDVALITVADFITNRFLAGSQLERLDPRPVIPALRRCGLSSEVLEKMIADMPLGLMRQQASGF; encoded by the coding sequence GTGATCGTACCTTCGGGAGATATGGCGGTATGCCGGCGAGCTCATGAGGTTTTGGAAGCTTATTTGGGCACGTGTGTGGGGGTGGCCCTGTGGGACCGGGAAGCGGGTGTCGGCGGTTTGTTCCACGCTCTGCTGGCGGAACCGCTCATGTCCGGCAGCGTTCCCGCGGAACCTTTGCGTTACGCCTCCACGGGACTTCCCTTGTTCCTTGAAGCTCTTGAAGAAAAGGGAGCCAAGCCGTCTCGCCTGGAAGCCGCAGTGGCCGGCGGAGCCATCGTCGGTCCCGGCCATGACGTGCACCTGGACCTCCAGATCGGGGCGCGCACCCTGGAACGCGTGGAACTTTTCCTGAAGGCAACTCGCATTCCTGTAGTGCTCAGCGAAACAGGCGGCACCTTCACCTGTTGCCTGCGCCTCCATTGCCATAATTGGACTCCGGAAATCATCCCTGTGGGTACCCATTTTTTCCGCCCTGAAGGCCCCCCTAACCACTGCAGGCCCAGCAGGGAATCCCTGGAAAAAGCCATCAAGGACGTCAAACCCATTCCTCAAACCGCCTTTAAGATTCTCGCCCTTCTGCGTTCCGAAACTTATCAGATGGGGGAAATCAGCCGCGAAATTCGCCTGGACCAGGTTCTGGCGGCCAAGGTTCTCGCGCTGTGTAACTCCCCCGTTTACGGCGCCCCGGAAAAAATCGATTCTTTGGACCGAGCCTTGGTCTTTCTTGGGGAAAAGCGCATTCTTCAAATGGCGCTGCAGGTTTTCCTCTCAGGGGTTTTTCCTTCCCGCGTCGGCGGCTATTCCCTGTGCAAGGGTGGGCTCTTTCAGCATGCCGTGAGCACGGCTTTAGGCGCTGAATTCATAGCCCGACGGCTCGGCATGCCCCAGGGAAAAGCCTACACCTACGGCCTTCTTCACGATATCGGTAAGATTGTCCTGGACCAACTGGTGGCTGAGAGTGCTCCGCTGTTTTATCGAAAGGCTTTGCACGGCGATCGCCCCTTAAAGGACATTGAAAAAGAGCTTTTCGGGATGGATCATACCCAAGTGGGAGCCCTTTTGGTGCAACACTGGAATTTGCCCGCCGACATGGCCGATGTCATCTCAGGACATCACCGATCGAATCTGAACGGCGAGCACGCCACGCCGCAAGACGTGGCCTTGATCACCGTAGCCGATTTCATCACCAATCGCTTTCTGGCGGGAAGTCAACTGGAACGGCTGGACCCTCGGCCCGTGATTCCGGCCCTACGCCGCTGTGGCCTGAGCTCGGAAGTGCTGGAAAAGATGATCGCCGACATGCCTCTCGGCCTCATGCGCCAACAAGCTTCCGGCTTTTGA
- a CDS encoding coiled-coil domain-containing protein — translation MTTMALLKKVSELDAPLRDVLTAILEEVENQRRQWEQSVTRSDFDALKDVVQRLAAVQERTEQRLEQLTEAQLATVQSLQQLAQGQQKLTEAQERTEKRLEELALAQERTEKRVEELALAQERTEKRLDELSLAQQKLTEAQERTDKRLEELALAQQRTEKRVDELALAQQRTEKRLEELALAQQRTEKRVEELALAQQRTEKRFEQLALAHERLEQRFEELAEAQQRTEKRFEEMLVAQARMQLAIEQLAAGLGAVRQQVGGLARSVGYALENEAYRHLPDFLKAKYGIEVLERIVRAEIEGREVNLFGRVRKDGQEMHLVGESVLRLDDRSKLTQLQETVDVVEDAVGGPVIPVLVTHFAKKDLLEKAEKRGMIVIQSFEW, via the coding sequence ATGACCACCATGGCCTTGTTGAAAAAGGTCTCCGAATTGGACGCTCCCCTTCGGGATGTGCTGACCGCCATCCTGGAAGAAGTCGAAAACCAAAGGCGGCAATGGGAGCAATCCGTCACGCGCTCAGACTTCGACGCGTTAAAGGACGTTGTGCAAAGGCTTGCCGCGGTGCAAGAACGCACAGAACAAAGGCTCGAGCAGCTCACAGAAGCTCAGCTGGCCACGGTCCAAAGCCTTCAGCAACTGGCCCAGGGTCAACAGAAGCTCACAGAGGCGCAAGAGCGGACGGAAAAAAGACTTGAAGAACTCGCCCTGGCCCAAGAGCGCACGGAAAAACGCGTCGAAGAACTCGCCCTGGCCCAAGAGCGCACTGAGAAAAGACTCGATGAACTCTCCTTGGCCCAGCAGAAGCTCACAGAAGCCCAAGAGCGGACGGACAAAAGACTCGAAGAACTCGCCCTAGCCCAACAACGCACGGAAAAACGCGTCGATGAGCTCGCCCTGGCCCAACAGCGCACCGAGAAAAGACTCGAAGAACTCGCCCTGGCCCAACAACGCACGGAAAAACGCGTCGAAGAACTCGCCCTGGCCCAACAGCGCACCGAGAAAAGATTCGAACAACTGGCCCTGGCGCATGAACGCCTGGAACAAAGGTTTGAGGAGCTGGCCGAGGCGCAACAGCGGACTGAAAAACGCTTTGAGGAAATGCTGGTGGCCCAAGCCCGCATGCAGCTGGCCATCGAGCAGCTGGCCGCGGGTCTCGGAGCGGTTCGCCAACAGGTCGGGGGATTGGCCCGCAGTGTGGGCTACGCCTTAGAAAATGAAGCCTATCGCCATCTGCCCGACTTTCTCAAGGCCAAGTACGGTATCGAAGTCCTGGAACGGATTGTGCGCGCAGAAATCGAAGGGCGGGAAGTCAATCTCTTTGGGCGGGTCCGTAAAGACGGCCAAGAAATGCATCTTGTGGGCGAATCGGTCCTGCGATTGGACGACCGATCCAAATTGACCCAGCTTCAGGAAACGGTGGATGTTGTGGAAGATGCGGTGGGAGGGCCCGTCATCCCTGTATTGGTCACCCATTTTGCCAAAAAAGATCTTTTGGAAAAAGCGGAAAAGCGGGGCATGATCGTCATTCAAAGTTTCGAATGGTGA
- a CDS encoding cyclic nucleotide-binding domain-containing protein, translating into MQTIQGMWPTIGRKVVYGKGEQIFLQGAKQRCLYYVEQGAVEVAFGQNGTTIAVAYIGPGEFLGETGFFDGASRVRNVRAAEPTVLRIYDWASMEALRSRDPHSYALFITDVARSVCAKFRRVLDEREPLTAYAASLSTGRRQFHEARPVPGHFFRTPLGGSIVELVEKTKADLFDLSYAVQSIGKDGELNGLQERCTSIMNHLNENLQDMEPLIAQSDFQDVVWGYIFKEVFPYLMRSRFAERAYYKPKGYAGDYLMMEMIYRHEPSGDGKLGFLVDAWCLNAPASRAVRGRRSLLAEELKRRVLERTHTSDPIRILNLACGPSRELFDFLKSCPETHRVEATLMDADVEALHYTNTAVNTFPHRATIRYLNDNAVRWALGRTRQELAPQDIIYSAGLTDYLDRRLFTALVRRCYEQLKPEGCLIIGNFSPQNPNRAIMDHILQWKLIYRTEKDLRNIFAETPFGHRVSCLCEPEGINLFAVAYRGSENGPRKSDSATSSRGTN; encoded by the coding sequence ATGCAAACGATACAAGGGATGTGGCCGACCATCGGGCGGAAGGTCGTTTATGGCAAGGGCGAGCAAATCTTCCTTCAAGGCGCTAAGCAACGCTGCCTCTACTACGTGGAACAAGGGGCGGTGGAAGTCGCCTTTGGTCAAAACGGCACGACCATCGCCGTGGCCTATATCGGTCCGGGAGAGTTTTTGGGTGAAACGGGTTTTTTCGACGGCGCTTCTCGAGTGCGGAATGTTCGAGCCGCGGAACCCACGGTCTTGCGGATCTATGATTGGGCATCCATGGAGGCTTTGCGTTCCAGGGATCCTCACAGCTACGCCCTTTTTATCACGGACGTGGCCCGGTCCGTGTGCGCCAAATTTCGCCGTGTCCTTGATGAACGAGAACCCCTGACGGCCTATGCTGCCTCTCTTTCCACAGGGCGCCGGCAGTTTCATGAAGCTCGACCGGTGCCCGGCCACTTTTTTCGCACGCCCCTGGGCGGCAGCATCGTCGAGCTGGTGGAAAAAACCAAAGCCGATTTGTTTGACCTGAGCTACGCCGTGCAAAGCATCGGCAAGGACGGCGAACTCAATGGGCTGCAGGAACGCTGCACCTCCATCATGAACCACCTGAACGAGAACCTTCAGGACATGGAACCTTTGATTGCTCAAAGTGACTTTCAAGATGTCGTGTGGGGCTATATTTTTAAAGAAGTTTTTCCCTACCTCATGAGAAGCCGTTTTGCCGAACGCGCCTATTACAAACCCAAAGGGTACGCCGGCGACTATCTCATGATGGAAATGATCTATCGCCATGAACCTTCAGGCGACGGCAAACTGGGTTTTCTCGTGGATGCCTGGTGTCTGAATGCGCCGGCTTCGCGCGCGGTGCGGGGACGACGGTCGTTGCTGGCCGAAGAATTGAAACGGCGTGTCCTAGAACGGACCCATACTTCCGATCCCATACGCATTCTGAACCTGGCCTGTGGGCCGAGCCGTGAATTGTTCGATTTCCTTAAAAGTTGCCCGGAGACTCATCGCGTGGAAGCCACCTTGATGGATGCCGACGTGGAAGCTCTGCACTACACCAACACGGCCGTGAACACCTTTCCTCACCGGGCCACAATTCGCTATCTCAACGACAATGCCGTCCGGTGGGCTTTGGGCCGCACCCGCCAAGAACTGGCTCCGCAGGACATTATCTATTCGGCCGGTTTGACCGATTATCTGGATCGACGGCTCTTTACCGCGTTGGTGCGTCGATGTTATGAACAGCTCAAACCTGAAGGATGCCTCATCATCGGCAACTTCTCTCCGCAAAACCCCAACAGAGCCATTATGGACCACATCCTGCAATGGAAGTTGATTTACCGAACGGAGAAAGATTTGCGAAACATCTTTGCCGAAACGCCTTTTGGACATCGCGTGAGCTGTCTTTGCGAACCGGAAGGGATCAATCTTTTTGCCGTCGCATATCGCGGATCCGAAAACGGACCACGAAAGTCAGATTCCGCCACCTCGTCACGGGGCACCAACTAA
- a CDS encoding hybrid sensor histidine kinase/response regulator has product MANEKPFGAPWALETAAPLPRLANHEMLRQGFEKEIQVLLRARVNVILIMGGTLVPLFGILDALLFPSLFEKLMVYRILAAIICWGLYLLNRQRRRPMPSFALGTIAFYAVGLSIIAMIVDTGGTHTPYYAGLNLVFLTYCVVLPVPVKKLAIHSVVLYAGYVAGALGLDAHPTMNTFFAHNLFILSTLCIILIAAHMDHRHRWRDFVLRHELAQTQAKLEQYSKKLESSVEETETKYRHLVENANDAIFICQEGRIRFPNPRTQTLWGRPLEDLEESLLLEFVVPEDQDALVELFEELERHPQAAPPLRTLRLEQPSGRIVWVDMNVVPMEWQQRPALLCIARDVTDKRQMEQELVQIQKLEAIGTLAGGIAHDFNNILQMIHGCLQILGRHTDADHPHRPLLDKLFQAVDRGANLTRQLLIYGRKTDEKVGPVDINVAVVRVCEMLERVLPKMYRLDLHLESHLGRISADANQLEQVVMNLVMNARDAMPDGGTITIKTSPATVDEVLAQKLGMLRRGAAVRLSIADTGPGIPHEIQDRIYEPFFTTKPPDKGTGLGLAIVYSVIKRFGGGIVCESEPGSGTRFHLYFPVSHAESKEAVLDREEAIPVDLAGLHVLLVDDEPHLLDIGQSLLESYGLHVATASDGESALELLKTMDPKPDGVILDLNMPGMGGAQCLSEILQHYPELPVIIATGYLDPKKREELLSKGATDFVEKPFHFERILHTLQRSRICRLRPRRAD; this is encoded by the coding sequence ATGGCGAATGAAAAGCCTTTTGGCGCACCTTGGGCTTTGGAGACCGCCGCCCCTTTGCCCAGGTTGGCCAACCACGAGATGTTGAGGCAGGGCTTTGAAAAAGAAATCCAGGTGCTTCTGCGCGCTCGCGTGAACGTCATTTTGATCATGGGCGGCACGCTCGTGCCCCTGTTCGGCATTCTGGATGCCCTGCTCTTTCCCTCCCTTTTTGAAAAGCTCATGGTCTACCGCATCCTTGCGGCTATCATCTGCTGGGGTCTTTACCTACTCAATCGGCAGCGGCGCCGGCCCATGCCCAGCTTTGCCTTGGGCACCATCGCCTTTTACGCTGTGGGCTTGAGCATCATCGCCATGATCGTGGACACCGGAGGCACGCACACGCCCTATTATGCCGGACTCAACCTGGTTTTTCTCACCTACTGCGTGGTCCTGCCGGTTCCAGTCAAGAAATTGGCCATCCACAGCGTTGTGCTCTATGCGGGCTACGTGGCAGGAGCATTGGGGCTCGATGCGCATCCGACCATGAACACCTTTTTCGCGCACAATCTTTTCATTCTGAGCACGCTGTGCATCATTCTCATCGCCGCTCACATGGACCACAGGCATCGGTGGCGCGATTTTGTCCTGCGTCATGAACTGGCGCAAACACAGGCCAAACTGGAACAGTATTCCAAGAAATTGGAATCGTCAGTTGAGGAAACGGAAACCAAGTACAGACATCTTGTGGAAAATGCCAATGATGCGATTTTTATCTGCCAGGAGGGGCGTATTCGATTCCCGAACCCGCGCACGCAAACCCTTTGGGGCCGGCCTCTAGAGGACCTGGAAGAAAGCCTGCTGTTGGAATTTGTGGTCCCCGAAGATCAGGACGCTCTCGTGGAGCTTTTTGAAGAACTGGAGCGGCATCCCCAGGCGGCACCTCCGTTGAGGACGTTGCGTTTGGAGCAACCATCAGGGCGGATCGTATGGGTGGACATGAACGTGGTGCCCATGGAGTGGCAGCAACGGCCCGCCCTTCTGTGCATCGCTCGAGACGTGACCGACAAGCGGCAGATGGAACAGGAACTGGTACAGATTCAAAAACTGGAAGCCATCGGCACGCTGGCCGGAGGAATCGCTCACGATTTCAACAATATTTTGCAGATGATTCACGGCTGCCTGCAAATTCTTGGGCGACACACCGATGCCGACCATCCCCATCGTCCGCTTCTGGACAAGCTGTTTCAGGCCGTGGATCGAGGAGCCAACCTGACTCGGCAGCTTTTGATTTACGGACGGAAAACCGATGAAAAGGTCGGTCCCGTGGACATCAACGTGGCCGTTGTTCGTGTGTGCGAGATGCTGGAGCGGGTTCTTCCCAAAATGTACCGCCTGGATCTGCATTTGGAAAGTCACCTGGGAAGAATCTCGGCCGATGCCAATCAACTGGAACAGGTGGTCATGAACCTGGTCATGAATGCGCGGGACGCCATGCCCGACGGCGGCACCATCACCATCAAAACCTCTCCGGCAACGGTGGACGAGGTGCTGGCACAAAAACTCGGCATGCTTCGCAGAGGGGCCGCCGTGCGATTGTCCATCGCCGACACAGGCCCGGGAATCCCCCACGAAATTCAAGACCGTATCTACGAACCCTTTTTCACCACGAAACCCCCCGATAAGGGCACGGGGCTGGGGCTTGCCATCGTCTACAGTGTCATTAAGCGGTTTGGAGGAGGCATCGTGTGCGAAAGTGAACCGGGTTCCGGCACACGTTTTCACCTCTATTTTCCCGTCTCCCATGCCGAGTCTAAGGAAGCGGTTCTGGATCGGGAAGAGGCGATACCGGTGGATCTTGCGGGCCTGCACGTCCTTCTGGTGGACGACGAGCCCCATCTTCTAGATATCGGGCAAAGCCTTTTGGAAAGCTACGGCCTGCACGTCGCCACAGCTTCAGATGGCGAATCGGCTTTGGAGCTTTTGAAAACCATGGATCCTAAGCCAGATGGCGTCATTTTGGATTTAAACATGCCGGGCATGGGTGGCGCTCAATGCCTGTCGGAAATCCTTCAGCACTATCCCGAGCTTCCGGTCATCATTGCCACAGGATATCTGGATCCTAAAAAGCGTGAAGAACTCCTGAGCAAAGGAGCCACCGACTTCGTGGAAAAGCCTTTCCACTTTGAGAGAATTCTTCACACTTTGCAAAGATCGCGCATTTGCCGGCTTAGACCCCGGCGTGCCGACTGA
- a CDS encoding GNAT family N-acetyltransferase produces MVRQAEADDLERVAEIERLSFPNPWTPYYLENALKDFFLVYDDGQRVQGYLAATCRDEDYKATILKVAVHPEARGRGIASELVREALEAFHRRGIKNVDLDVKIISAGAVHLYEKFGFRIQRMVTVDVDDTSFLVMKKELEP; encoded by the coding sequence ATGGTTCGACAGGCCGAAGCCGATGATCTGGAAAGAGTGGCCGAGATCGAACGCTTGTCCTTTCCCAACCCATGGACGCCCTATTACCTGGAAAACGCGCTTAAAGATTTCTTTCTCGTCTACGACGACGGACAACGCGTGCAAGGCTATCTCGCGGCCACATGCCGAGACGAGGATTACAAGGCAACCATTCTTAAAGTGGCCGTGCACCCGGAAGCTCGAGGCCGAGGCATCGCTTCCGAACTCGTTCGAGAGGCTTTGGAGGCGTTTCACCGGCGTGGCATCAAGAACGTGGACCTGGATGTGAAAATCATTTCGGCCGGCGCCGTGCACCTCTATGAAAAATTCGGCTTTCGCATTCAGCGCATGGTCACCGTCGATGTGGACGACACGAGCTTTTTGGTCATGAAAAAAGAGTTGGAGCCATAA
- a CDS encoding patatin-like phospholipase family protein, giving the protein MGKALRRLAGKSFNGAHWGKTLQGVPGKIMGPWLDFYAGRRILDRLRDEGLRWERIKGVFGAAGGPKWLVLYGLDRVLCQEWLSNAKSPVDFLGASIGAWRFAAYCQKDPAAALDRFLAAYREQSYSSTPTPQEVSQVLGNVLRSFVGDREAQHMATHPLRRLHIVAVRGRGFLNTQAAPWVAVGLAAAFTANAVRRKWLKGFFERTIFAHTQGDLLRHVDHGAWPARRVPLRASNVIPALLASGSIPLLMEPIMNIPEAPSGAYWDGGLTDYHVTVPVRPNSDRIFLYPHYTHRLVPGWFDKRFAGRRPNLSHVDEVLLVVPSRRFVDSLPYGRIPDRKDFWIFAGQDFQRRRFWDTVIVQSRRLGDEFMEQVLSGKIRHCVRPMDTLVCRP; this is encoded by the coding sequence GTGGGCAAAGCCCTGAGGCGGCTCGCGGGAAAATCGTTCAACGGGGCGCATTGGGGCAAAACCTTGCAGGGGGTGCCGGGAAAAATCATGGGGCCATGGCTGGATTTCTACGCCGGTCGGCGCATTTTGGATCGGCTGAGGGACGAAGGGCTTCGATGGGAACGGATCAAAGGGGTTTTCGGTGCGGCCGGTGGGCCCAAATGGCTTGTGCTATACGGCCTGGACCGCGTGCTGTGCCAAGAGTGGCTTTCCAATGCCAAATCCCCTGTGGATTTTTTGGGAGCCAGTATCGGCGCCTGGCGGTTTGCCGCCTATTGCCAAAAAGACCCGGCGGCGGCGCTGGACCGTTTCCTGGCGGCGTATCGAGAGCAGAGCTACAGCTCGACACCGACACCTCAAGAAGTGTCCCAAGTCCTGGGCAATGTGCTGCGATCCTTTGTCGGGGATCGGGAAGCTCAGCACATGGCCACCCACCCGCTTCGTCGTTTGCACATTGTCGCCGTTCGAGGACGAGGCTTTTTGAACACGCAGGCCGCGCCTTGGGTGGCCGTGGGGCTTGCGGCGGCTTTCACGGCCAATGCGGTGCGCCGAAAGTGGCTGAAAGGGTTCTTTGAAAGAACCATCTTTGCGCACACCCAAGGCGATCTGCTTCGTCATGTGGATCACGGCGCCTGGCCCGCTCGCCGCGTGCCCTTGCGGGCCAGCAACGTCATTCCGGCCCTTCTGGCATCAGGGTCCATTCCGCTGCTCATGGAACCCATCATGAACATTCCCGAAGCGCCTTCGGGTGCTTACTGGGACGGAGGCCTTACGGATTACCATGTCACGGTGCCGGTGCGCCCGAATTCCGACCGCATCTTTCTTTATCCCCATTACACGCACCGGCTTGTTCCCGGCTGGTTTGATAAGCGTTTTGCCGGGAGGCGGCCCAATTTGAGCCATGTGGATGAGGTGCTTCTGGTGGTGCCGTCTCGCCGCTTCGTCGACTCCCTGCCTTACGGGCGCATTCCGGACCGGAAAGATTTTTGGATTTTTGCCGGGCAGGATTTCCAGCGCCGACGTTTTTGGGATACAGTGATTGTACAATCGCGCCGTCTGGGCGATGAGTTCATGGAACAGGTCCTTTCGGGAAAAATCCGCCACTGCGTCCGCCCCATGGACACTTTGGTGTGCAGGCCATAG
- a CDS encoding ABC transporter substrate-binding protein codes for MRVLSIAPTPTETLAALGALDLLIGVSEDCDFPEDVRRMPTYGSWASPDLHAICRDRPDLVCTFGRHQEEMALWLRDRGLSVFHSDPATVDEALRDMARLAQELKRPLKGTGLVERLSRRLSKIDAQTERIPPDARPKIFRLMQWNPLITVGPGAFQYDVIERAGGRNFLGRDADPYVKVSHEKVVAWNPHIVFLCEPSLAFLLRQDSRWSSCTAVREGFVRVFPCGLTCRAGPRIVDMTEQLHRMVWDWFDRKGVPYTEEGAF; via the coding sequence ATGCGAGTCCTGTCCATTGCGCCGACACCTACGGAAACCCTTGCCGCCCTCGGGGCCTTGGACCTTCTGATAGGCGTGTCCGAAGATTGCGATTTTCCAGAAGATGTGCGCCGCATGCCCACCTACGGCAGCTGGGCTTCTCCTGACTTGCACGCCATCTGTCGAGACCGACCCGATCTCGTATGCACCTTCGGTCGGCATCAAGAGGAAATGGCGCTGTGGCTTCGGGATCGAGGCCTTTCGGTCTTCCACAGCGACCCGGCCACGGTGGACGAGGCTCTGAGGGACATGGCCCGATTGGCCCAAGAGCTGAAAAGGCCTTTGAAGGGAACTGGGCTTGTGGAACGATTGAGCCGTCGTTTGTCGAAAATCGATGCGCAAACGGAGCGCATACCCCCCGACGCACGACCGAAAATCTTTCGCCTCATGCAATGGAACCCGCTCATCACCGTGGGGCCTGGAGCTTTTCAATACGATGTGATTGAGCGCGCAGGCGGCCGGAATTTTTTGGGCCGTGATGCCGATCCGTATGTCAAAGTGTCCCATGAAAAGGTGGTGGCCTGGAATCCCCACATCGTCTTTTTGTGCGAGCCGAGCCTTGCCTTCCTTCTGCGGCAGGATAGCCGATGGTCCTCGTGCACCGCGGTGCGTGAAGGGTTCGTGCGGGTGTTTCCCTGCGGGTTGACCTGTCGAGCCGGACCACGCATTGTGGACATGACCGAGCAACTCCATCGCATGGTCTGGGATTGGTTTGACAGGAAGGGGGTCCCATACACAGAAGAAGGCGCTTTTTGA